Sequence from the Botrytis cinerea B05.10 chromosome 12, complete sequence genome:
GGTTTGACTAAATGAGTAGTCAACTCTCGAGTTGTGTTACTATGACTAATAATTTGCTACGTCTTCAAAAGTCTCAATGCCCTCCTCAAGTTGTCTACTATTGGCGTGGAAGTATGTGTGGTGCCGCTTCACTAAGGCATGTCGCTTCATCACATACTAGTGAAATCTTGACACAAGAGCACTTTGTGGCAAGGGTGAATTATTGTGATTGGCTTTTAAAGGAATGGACTGAGAATGATCGTCAGATTGCCGTACTGATATCTTCAGTCAGTCCAGTTCGTAAGGTGATTTGGAAAGGATAATTGATCCAGGATAGCCGGAAAAGACGAGGGGATAGTTTGCTTGTGAACCGGTGCCTAATATGCTAACAAACTATGTGATGATCCGAACACTTGCTCAGAAATCTGTAGCTCCTTCAAAGGCCTGAATCAACGAGAGCCCAGTCTCCAACTTAGACTCGTGGAAAACTAATCAAAAATCTGGATGTAGCCGTATTGATCATTCAGGCTCAGTAGATGTTGTGTCCTCTTCCGGTCATTATACTGAGCCATTGAATCCTTGAAATAGTTAGTCCATCTGGATTTGGCATGTATATCAACCATGGTTTTCGGCTAAGAGCGCCGTTCACTGTCCAATAAGACAATCGTATCAGAGACACGATATAACGATATGAATTGAATGCGATAGGGTATGCTTTATTCTTAGGTATAAGCTCCAATTAACTCCTCAATGCATCATCCCTTCAACAGAAGAGACAACAACACCAAACCGTCATGACAGTCATAAGAATCGTAAGAATCGTAACAATCATTTCTACCAATCCAATAACTGTGCCTCGTTTTGCAGTTTTCCGTCTATTGTATCCCTTTCCAAAACGCCATACCAGTCATGTTCGTAGAATTTTTCATCATTATACAATGATCTCTTCTTCGCTCGTTTCCGTCGTATTCCCATCACTGGCTTCCAGTAATTCGTCGTGTGGTCCAAGAAGGTCTGCCTTTCCCAATCTACCATTCTCAGCTTCACAAATGCCATCTAGCCCCTTTGATAATTTCGCAGATGTTGACTCGGCCTCAATAATAGCACTTCGTTCTCTGCGTGCTCGTTCCCTTTCTATTCTGACTGCTTTGGCATCTTTCATCGAGATCCTGTTACCACTAACCCGACCAAAAATCCACATTTGTATAACCACCATGACAGCTGTATATCTCCAACACAAGGCATCATCCTCATGCATATCAAGTGCCCATTGCGAACCTGGTAGTGGGCCAAGACTCTCGAAAATCGGATGTGGAGAAGCTGACATTGTCGAAGGAGGTGGGACGAGATGTGAAATGAAGGTATTTATGAGGTGTAATACGAAGGCGGGGTTGAGCAATATGCCGGGTATGAGATAAGTCGTCGAGAGAAACGTCATCTTGAAGTCGAGAATGGAGGGAGAAGCACTAGTTTGGAGAGATTAGTACATGAGTTCTCTCAGAAGGAACTGTGTAAATATACACTTTGCGGCCACTCGTGTTGGAAGCCCCACGCACTCAAGCACCGCTTCTTGGCTTAAAGTGctcaaaaatggaaaatgtgTCGTCGTTATACAATATCAGGATCCAATGACGAAGCAAAAAGAGGGAATTTTCGGGTTGTGCAAGCAGGAGCTGAATGCGTTCAGTATATTCACTCGTTTTGTGAGAGGATATTGAAGGGATGTGGCAGATCTTTCGATGTTTGCGATATGTGTAACTGGAAAGTTTGGCTTCTCTACCCCTCTATCCCAAGATCAAGAGGGTATTGACGATGTGTGATTAGGCGACAATAAAGGTGTTGTATCGAGGTATTTCCTTGGTATTCTCGCTCGCTCTACTGAAGTCAAAAAAATCTAACGAGACTGTAAGAATAAATCTGTGATGAATACAATAACTAGGGAAGAAACGTAATGAATGAACGACAGAGCAGGGAAGGGAAGggcaaggaaaggaaggaggTTGAAGTGTTGTACAAATGATAGAGATAGTTAGTGGTACTAGGTGCACTCGtatttgtttcttctctcgCAATCAAGGAAAGTACATACCTCGTTTTGTGTATGCACAGCAACGTTTGAATATTGGGGAGTTATCTGCAAACAGCTTGCAGCTTTTAgatggaaggagagagggaagagagtaGCCGATTGAATGTATATACGTATGCAAGGGAAAGATGGGTAGCATGGAGGGGTACAATGATTAATTTCCAAATAGATGTCAACTCATGGTAACAATATATACACGACGACTTTCCATTTTGCGTATTTCAAAGATGGAACATAAATTGTCCTTTTCTCCCGTGGCACCTGCGCAGTAATAAGTAGTAGctaatatcaaatgaatcaattgtGGGATTTGGTGCATACGAGCGAGTGTTCTGCGGTGGATAGGTGAAGTCAAGATCATAACATGTGGTTGGCAGGTATGGACCGAGGCGAGCTTGATACGCGTATTGCGTATATTGCGTATTGAGTATTGATGAGTGCTGGATATTGTATACGAGGTGCCCAGTCCGATACTCTGTCTGTATTACATAATGAGTTTGTCGTATATGTTGTCGTTGCATGGCCTACCGTGTATGCTGTCACTGCGCGAATAGCCTCAATTCTGTCAAATCGAAAGACGCTGGTGACCCCTCATGTTCAGGATGCTCATCtgattaataataagacCGGAACACTGTCAAGGTTTGACTTTACGATTCCTCAGCCTTGTCTTCAGCCTGACACATGCAAAGCCACATCTTGACCTCAATTGGCACCGCCACATCAAAAGAATTCAAGTAGCCACGTTTAACTTTCAAATAAGGCTACTAGTCGCATCAGTCGCATCATTATTGATTCCGCGCAACGGTAACTCGAAAAGCGCATCACCCACTTCTTTGGACTACCGTCAGTTACTTTCAAGGGctctcatttcttttccttgtcaaaatcttcatcatggtATGTATAACCATTCTGCGATTTCCTtgaaaatctcaatctaACAATCCTAGAACACTCTCTTCAATACCGCACTCAAGCAATCCACCTCCCTTCGTCGAgatctttcctctctttctccaccCGAGTCGCAACCCCTCACCCCATCTCTACTTGgtcaaatttcttcatctcttacCTCCTTCTCAAGGACTCTTGATTCTTACGCTTCCCTTCAATCTGCCGAACTCAATCCTtccaaaaaggaaaaggccTATGAGCGATTAGCTACATTCCGCTCTGAACTACAAGATTATCGCTCCCAGTTTGCAACTCTTAAATCGCAAAATGAAGACCGTCAAACGCAAGTAGATAGGAGTGAATTACTTGGGAGAAGACCACATAATGCATCTACGCCCGAAAATCCTTATGCAAATACAACAAGTGCGACCGCTGCTCGGGATAGTCCATGGAGACGAGAGGGTGGACCCGGTGGAAGTGGTAGTCAACTTTCTATGAATAGTGGGGATTATACAAGGGAAACACATGCTTTACGAGAACAAtccttctttcaaaatactcaTAGTGCGTTGGATGAATACTTAGCTCGTGGACAAGCAGTTCTAGGTGATTTGGGACAACAGAGAGAAATGTTAAAAGGGACACAAAAACGATTGTATAGTGTGGCAAACACCTTGGGCGTATCTGGCGACACTATCCGCACCATTGAGAGACGTGCAAAGCAAGACAAATGGATTTTCGGAATTGGGGTGGTGATATTTTTTACCTTTTGTTGGGCGGTCTTACACTTCCTGAGGTAAGGCAATCAGTGCAATCGAGACATGGCTCGTACGGGAAGAACTAGCTTTATAGTTatggatttgggtttggagtgTGTATGAATATTTGACAAATGTTCATTTTTGGGTAATATAAGCGTGGAGTCTGGAGTATGGTTCGGCACAAAAAGGGGCGGCTGTTCGTGCGACGGCGGACGTCAAACGTTGCAATGTTGATaggagaatggaaaatcGATCAATACGACTTCAACCAAATTTCACAAAATTTTGAGCTATGTCAGTGTCCTGGAAATTTCCTCGGAAGGTCTTGCATGTCTTTGGCCAATGTTCATGGAATGGGATTATGAGATATCCCATAAACCAAGGATGGGATTTCGAAATACAATTCCTTCATCCTTCATCCTTCATTCTGTCTCGCTTATCAtacttctgcttctcttGAATAGGCCCATTCCGTATACCAACATACCTCTACTACATGTCTTCAAATCAGTAGTGACTGCATGTCTAGTTTAAACTATCTCGGCCACTCTCATTCTATACTTGTTTTTGCCCCGCATCGATTGGTGTTTCCTCCAGGTCGTTACATGAATATCTTCAGTGTCCGCCATTTCCCCTTCATCGAGTTCCTCATTGACCATACTAGTCAAAATATCTTTCGCCATCCTTGCACGTCCACAAGAATTCacattcttcaacttttcacAATTGATTTTGCATGGCTGAACTCTCCAAGCTGTTTTCGTCGGTTTCAATGTCGCTGCAGTGTTTATATCTATGGTACCACATTTCGTTTGAAATCTTCTCGAGGCATGCCTGCCATTCCTTGTCTCGGGAAGGTTATATTCACCAACTCTGTCGCCAAGGTTCTGCTGTATATTAGCTGGGAGATTTCATGAGGAGTTTGAAATGCATACATCTTGATGGTACTTCCGTTTTTTTGGTATATCTATAGCCTTCGATGTTCGTTCGTCTGAGATCATTATTGTTTGTAGTGACACTTAGTGGAGAACAGAATTATTGGATTCTTCTTTGACTTGAGACGATTTCACAGAAACTGACCGGTAACTTTAAGAAGCTATgagcttcaatttccaacGGGGCCTACATTTGGCCGTGCACTCTGCGTGCTTGTGGGAAAGTTTATCGACCCCAAGGTGTTGGTAAACTTCATGATCCTCTGCTCGTATCCAATATTTAAGCGCCGACCCGAGGGAACGGTAACAAATAGCAGTGCTTATGGGGTGTCCATTTTATATTGTTCCTGCACTTAACCCTGATTGAGGAAAAGATTAACATGTTGTAGCGAATAACACTCTGGAGAAACAAGACACGGGGCATAATGACTAGGTTATAGCTGCTCCGGACCCCGGTCATGATAAGAGTGCAGCTGGCGAACAGCGAGGTTAGCATGATCAAGTTCATGacccttcaaaatcaaattataccGGGCGTTAAAAACATTAGCATGTATGCATCGCGATCAACAATGTTTTCATTCAGTTAGCCACCTCACCTCTATACCTATCACATTTAATATCTTATCCACAAACCTTTCGAACGACTGTGCATTAAACGCATTCCGGGCGGTTATTTTCTTTCGGTATGGGATCCCCATGTCACACACACCATTATGATTTTGTTGGCATTTTTCATTTAGCTCAGTGGTTGAATTAGGCTCAGCGGTCAAAGGTGCTTGCTTCGCTATGCATATGAACACAATAAGCCATGGTTGATCCAGGAGCGGAATTCAGCCTCTTGATTGATGTTGCGAGATTGCAACAGTTGGATGGCTTGAGAATAACAAATCCATGccatttgaatgatttgttcAGATCTAATGCTGAAAGTTATTGAATAGAGAACCAATCGGAGGATTCTGCTTACTGCATTACCTACTAGGTGCCTAGGTAATCGTTTATATATGGCAAGCGGGGATCCCAATTGTGTGCCGccatattcttcttcaatttgaaaattattgTTGTCGTACAAATTTCTCatttttgtttgtgtttaAAGATTAATTGGatcaaaatgaagattggatGTCTACAGTTTTCACCAGTCTTAGGCGATGTCGACAATAACTTAACCAGAGCCGATGCAGTCCTAGCTAAGGCGAATGTGCAAGATTTAGACTTACTTGTTCTGCCTGAACTGGCATTTTCGGGTAAgctgttttcttttttacttTATCACAATACTGCCTGCTTTCTCGGTCTCGACTATCGCAAAACAAATCGTCAGCTTGGTTGCCAGTGCACGCAATGCAATTTAATTATTCGTTGAGATCGGATTTCACTTGATCACGGCGGTACAACCGTGACGCCCCTTAACTCCTGTACGACTTCAGACCGCAAGACTGCCCTCATTGTTACTTTGACTCGATGTCAGTGGCTTCCACCGATAGAAAAATATGTTGTGGCCACAAATTATGTTCGACAAGCACCGCATCTTCCTGTCTACTCGAGCTACATCACATAATATAATTACAATGACAGAATTTGAAGCCGCTCACAGGTTGACTACTAAGCTTTCATTGCTCAGTATCAGCCTCTGCCACTGGGTACACTCAATATGAAGTCCGTTGCAACTGTTATCTTCGAATCGAATCCTCCCTTTAGACAGTTTCATTTGAATGgaattcaaatctatttctttcTATCGAAACACCCTTCATACTCAAGATCAGTATTCTTATGGAGTACACGCTAATTGCGCATAggatacaatttcaaatcgcTCCACCATATTTCTCCATATCTTGAACCTACAACATCTGGTATTTCTTCACTCTGGGCCCGTACTACAGCCCTCAAATATGAATGTGTAGTTATCGTTGGGTATCCTGAGAAGGTTGACATCAGCCCCAAATGGCCAGGTAGGCTACATTTCCTGCCAAAATATCACCCCGTTAGTCATGTCGACCCGCTAACCATTCCTAAAACCAGCTTCCCCCGAGTATTACAACAGTGCAATCACAGTCAATAAAGATGGAGAAACTATATCGAATTATAGAAAGTCATTTCTGTATCATACTGATTCCAAATGGGCTTTAGAGGGCCCGGACGGCTTCTTCGACGGCGAGATTGACGGGCTTGGCAATGTTGCTATAGGAATTTGTAAGTGGCCAACCAAATCATTTGAGCGTGAGTAAAATCTCCGATAATACAGAAATCCTTGCTAACATTCTTTAAGGCATGGATCTTAAGTAAGCACTTTCACTTCTATCTTGATTCGTCTGCCTCCACTAACATTGCTCAAAACAGTCCATACAAATTCGAAGCTCCTTGGAGTGCTTGGGAATTTGCCTACCATATTATACACAAGCAGGCAAATCTTGTTGTACTTTCCATGGCTTGGCGAACACGAGAAGATGTTCGAAGTTATAGTAGACAGCCGAAGGAACCCGATATGGATACGCTTGCCTATTGGCTTGCAAGACTTGAGCCAGTTATTAGAGCGGAGCAAAAGGGCGAGATTATTGTGGTATTTGCCAATCGAACCggtgttgaagaagatgccGTTTACACTGGAACAAGTGCAGTTCTGGGAATCTGCGGTGGAGAGGTTAAGGTTTATGGTCTTCTAGGTCGGGGAGAAAAGGAGCTTCTTGTCGTCGACACCAGTATCAGGCCAAAGGCCAAGCTCGTTGCCGACCCTAGGCCATCGTCTTCTGAAAAAGCAAATTCAGAAACCCCAAAAGGCTCCCGTACTGCTTCTCCAGCATCCGCTACACCGAACACGAAAGTCAAGTCAAAGAAGTCGGAATCTAAGTCTCCCCCAAGACTTGATCCAAAAATTCGAGACAAACGCGACAATCCTACTAATTCTAGCATCGACGAGATTCTAAACACTGTAACGCCAATCTCGCCAGTCGAACCAATGTCTCCTCATGCATATTTCTCTACGctgggaaagaaaaaagacaaaTCGGCTGAAACACCGCCTACCATTAAACCACCTACAAAACTTGATACTTCTGTCTCAGGATCTACTTTCGATCGAACTCCTACACCATTTCCAGATCCAAAAACTGCACCGAAAACTTCAATCAAGTCTCCAGCCCCTATACCGACACCGGTTATCCCTTCCAACCCTTCTGCGACTGCGAGTGGTCGATCTTTAACTCCCCCAATATCTCCGTCTGTACCGACGCCTTCCAAAACATCATTTCGCCCTGTATCACCAAAATCTAGAAACGCTAGTCGAACTAGACCTATAAAAGAGGATTCTGAAAGTCTCGACTCGCAAGAGGTCGCTCAAGATTCAAATACCTTGATAGCATCAATAATAGGTTTAAtcgaagagaagaaactcAAACCTAGTCTCGTTGTGGATCAATCCAAGGTACCCCACACACTGTCTCCAACTCCTAATAGAAGGAGTCTTTCTCCTCGGCCAAGCAGTACAGTATGGTAACCCATGTAAAGACAGGGTGAGATCACGATAATGacaaagaatttataattttgaaatttgcgGGGGAACATCTTGCATTATTATATGGCGACATCAGTTTTTATATCCAGTTTTCTCATCCGGTTACACAGATTCCCCTCATTGCCGGCTGGAATTTTTAGTAACATGAAAATGCTACATTTTCACTTCTATATAATACTTGTACATATTTCTCTATTATTTCGAGtctaaaatataaaattggTCTTCCATCGTGATTACATACTCTATTCCGCATCGAATTTGCACAAGAACACTTGAACTACGTGCGTCTCTCTTCATATATATCAGTGAAATTCCCTTCATAAACCACAAGACTTTTACACATACAAAGCTTTTATGCCATggcaagcaagaaaaatACTTGTGGAAACGTGATGCCCACAAAAAAATGAGTATGGGGAAAAGGTGGCTTCCTTCCGAATAAGGTTCTGGCTCATGAATAAGGGGACGTTCAATACAAGTTTAAGTTTGGAACTTCCTTAGTCATTACATTTGATAGATGAGCGAAAGGGTGAGGATACAGAACGAAGTTCTACCATGAACTATCTAATCATAAAATGATActcaaatttcttgaaaCATACAATCTAAGTAGAAATTGACAATTGGAAACTTTCAGATTGATGTTCTTTGACTCGATATATTCCAACGGACTAGTTATCGGATCatagaatttaaaaagaCTAGATAGACTCTAGAAGCACTAGCTCCGATATGAATTATTAAACTAGATCTTTAGTCCCAATTCATTCTAAAGAAAGTTTAATTGAAGGCAGTCCAGATAGGAATTCCCAGAACATAAATATACATTTCCCATACCtcaaatattttcattcaGAATAACCCGAAAGATCAAGACTTAGGAACAGCGTCATCAATCCTCGATACTCCGTCCAATATGGGTTTCGAGAATCAAGCAATAGGCGTTCAAAATGCCTCAGCTGACACTTCGCCTATCAAAAAAATAGCTTACACACCTATGAAATTCCGAAGATTTTCTTATACTCCACCTACTACGCCTCCTTCTCCGACACCAAAGACTGGTGAGTCTTGAATTTAAATCCATCTTCATGCCATACCCTCCATCGCTCCAAACCAAGTTGTCAATTGAAATTATGCATATTACTCGCTGTCTTGGATAAAACAATCCTACCAATTTACTCTAATTTTGCAGATTTCTATGGAATAGACTTACTGACTTCTCAATATCGTAGGCGCGAACCAATTGTCGCTCAAATCTGGCAATTTGGGTCCAGCATCCAAGCCCCAACCTCCGAGAAAGGAAGCTCGACGTCACCACCGAAAACAGCCTAAACAGCATCGAAACGCGACTCTCACTAACTTCAAGCAAGGTATCGTCCGTATTAAAAGATCATTCCATGATGACTATAAAATCCTCAAAGTTATTGGTCAAGGCGGTTTTGGAACCGTGAGCTCTATTGAGGAGATAGCAACCAACAAATTATTTGCTATCAAGACGGAAAAGAAACCTAATAGAAAGATAACGTTGCGAAACGAGTGGGATTTGCACAAGAAGTTGAATCACCCATCGATTCTTCGTATTTATGACTTCTATGTATGTAAAGATGAAGCAAGCAAAATGGTTATGGATTTGGGAGAGAAGACCATGTTCAACATGCTCAAGGAAAAAGGGTACATTGAAGAGGCTCAAATGAAGGTTTACTTTAAGGATATTCTATTGGGGCTTGAATACTTGGTAGTTACCGCGAATCAAGAAGTCCAATCCGGAAATCGAATGAAGTGTGCTAATATCATTGATAGAAATCTAAGGAAATCGTGCATCGCGATATAAAGCCAGACAATGTGATCCTTGGGCACGGCTCGGGTGGTCGTGCGATGATAGCAGACTTCGGCATGGCAGAGCACTTGATAGATGGCGAAAGAAGCAAGACGATCTTCAAGTACGTATAAAATGCGACAGAAACTCTCATATAGTATTTGCTAACTTTATCACTGAAGAGGAACACTTCATTGTAGGTTCTCATCCTAACCCATCTGAACTTTTCATATCATAAAACATCAATATTTGAAGGCACATTGGTGATCGTAGTAGAGCTAAGATTTCAAATCCATACTGCCCCTATCAAAAAAGAAGTCTGAGCCATCGAAACCCTACCCTAACTCCGTACTTCTGTACTGTTTTTTTATCAACTAAGATTCACACTTGCTATCAGGTGACTTGCTAACTTACTAAGATTTGGCACCGGAATGCTTCAGGAAAGAATCTCGAGATACTGGTGTAGGTTTCGAATTAGACATTTGGGCAGCAGGGGTCTCCCTCTTTGTATGCCTACTGGGCTATTATCCTTTTAATTCCTTTGAGCCAAAGGACGATAAGGAGAAACAGGTCAAAAATACGGCTTTGATGATCCTAAAAGACAAGCCGTCCATCGATGCGAAGATTATACAGGGTCCGATGCCCAGTAAAAAAGCAGCAGATCTATTCTTTAGAATGTTGGAAAAAGATTGGGTAAAAAGATTTACAGTCGAAGACTGCCTTAAACACGCGTGGTTCTCCGAGTAAATTCACTCGCATTTTATATAACAAAGTTTGGAGGGCACATTTTTAGGGTAAAGGCTTTGAAAGATATCATTTGGAAACAATAAAGAAGCTTTATCAAAAATTGGTATCTTGTGTTCAAATCTCCGTATTATTTTCGACAGCTTTGACTTTTAAACCTTCCCATGTaacaatgaaagaaatttgCGGCACTTGGAGTCTTCATATTGAGGTTCAATAATGATCCTGATATGTGGTCATTAGTAGATTTGATGAGCCTAGCCACCATGCGTAGCTACCTGTAGTACCAGCCATACTTCAAAGTTTGGAGAGATACTCTCCTGCGTGGGTTATGATGCAAAAACAGTGATTTAAGATACTGTGCAAATGgatcaattaaaaaaaattatggGTAGGAGTCCTTCGAAGGATTGTAGTAGCAACTCAGGAGCAGTGTGAAAAGTCTTTGTTGCTCAACTGAGGAAAGTGAAGGCATATTCCATAGAAATTCGACCAAGCGGATGAAACAGCAAAGGAggaaaatcgaaatcaaatcCTCTTATGTACCACAATATACAAAGCTGACGACGAGTTTGCATCGCATTCAGCTAACCATGTTTCACCTCCGATGTTATAGCATATGCAGAAACTTCAAAACGAATGAAACTCAAAACTAAGACAAGGAAAGGTCAATAGAGGGGTTGGATTCTATCAGACGACACTTAAATTCTGACATTTTAGAAGCACCTCTCCATATTAATTCATGCAGGACTTCTGAATGAATCAGGAGTAATTTGCTCTTTTTAAACTCCAACAGAAAAGTTACTTTGGTAGCTCAATATACTCATCTCATTGTCCCAAGTCTACAATATCAGTGGAGATTGAGTTGGGCTCATGACGAACAGATTTGGAATCATAATCAAGTTCCAATAATTCAAGACATGAGCATGGAACTTTCATATATGGATTGCTAATCCACTCTCATCTACCATTTCTCGTGAGATGTACATTCGTCTTGAGCCGGAAGAATGGACGGGGATTCTCAGTTGCCTAGGGCAGTGGAGGAGGGAATAACAATGATCATACTACAAGTCTTTGATGAATAGGTATATCAAGTCTTAGAGTCAAAATAGGCTTTGACTTGGCCCAGACCATgaagaaatccaaacatAATCTCTCAAGGCTTCATCTAAATGGTTTTGCTGACAGGTGATTATCCATAATCTGTCCATTTCGGGTGATAGTGGACCACCCAGGAAATGATTTCGTCCCCcttctatatttgaaaggGCGTTCGAGATTAGGAAAACGAGGGGATATCAATCAAAGATTGTTCACATGCATGGGCGTCTTAGGTTCTTCTGAATCGAATCAGAAGACCAACCAAAATGTTGGATTTTGCGATTCCACTGTTGTCCAGCGACAGCTGTCTGATAGTTGCTTCTTCCATACGTACGTATAtacataaatatatacacacTGGATGACTGGAAGCGGAATACCAGTAAGGATGGTCTGTATCTTTGGTCGCTGCACATACGGCTGGCCCATTCTGGTTGCCAACACGCGGAATATACAGTGTTTACCTGTCGTTGTtgtatttgtttatttgatatGCTCGTAAAGCGTTGTGCTTTCTCAAAGTTTTCATTGCCTTACATCGTATCTGGTTCAATCTCTTCACATGCTCGTGACGCTGAGGTCACGTGAGTCTCTGGACACTATGTGTATTTCACACGATCATGATTGAAACATCAACTGGCATGTTAAAGAAGTATAACTACTTTGTATTCAGGTGATTGAGTGATTCATAACAACGTTAATGATTAGTGCCTATGCCCAGTATGCTACCTGCTAATAAGAGGTCTACGCGACCGTAAGCCTGAAGACCCCATAAAAATTGCGAAGATGAAAAGTGATCATCTTTCCTAGATCTTAGCAACAAATGGTaagaattttgattcaaCACTTCCCTTTCaactatataataattatattacaacTCCAATTATGTCAGGCTCTTCCTCAGATTTCTCCTCAATCATGCCAGTTTGCCATTGAAGTCAACATAGCCTTTTCCAGCCACGAAAGTGGCATCCCAAGTCAAAGGGTCCTCACTCGTGGCCAATTCATAGTAGAATTCTCCATGTGCTTCGCCATCAATTGCGTTTCCTACATGTCCTCCCTCTGTCGTTCGTTCGTCTGCCCAGTAAAACCTTTGATGTGTCAATTCAAATTCACAATCCCATTTGATTTTCACGCACCTATATCCATCTTTCTTATATGCTTCTGAAGCACCTTGGATAAGATGAGCTGCACCAGACTTTCCAATACCAAATGCGAGAAATGGTGGGACGACTTGacgattcaatatatttccGGTGTAAATGAATGTCTTATTAGTTGCTTCAGGGAGAGTCTTGAATCCCTCTACAGCCTCATGTGCGGCAGCATATGCTGAAGTTATAACTACATTGAGGTCTTCATTGAATTTTTCCAGTGGAACAGAGAGAGGATCAGGAGTGACTGTTAACGCTGCGGCTTTTCTATTCATCAGTAGGTTCCATTGAATTGGCTTCAAGGTGTTAATATTTTAGACTGCTTAACAATCTTGTATGAATCCATCATACGAATCAAtttgaaagctttgaaaatCTCGGACAGTCGAATTGTAGCCTGGGGAACT
This genomic interval carries:
- the Bcbos1 gene encoding Bcbos1; protein product: MNTLFNTALKQSTSLRRDLSSLSPPESQPLTPSLLGQISSSLTSFSRTLDSYASLQSAELNPSKKEKAYERLATFRSELQDYRSQFATLKSQNEDRQTQVDRSELLGRRPHNASTPENPYANTTSATAARDSPWRREGGPGGSGSQLSMNSGDYTRETHALREQSFFQNTHSALDEYLARGQAVLGDLGQQREMLKGTQKRLYSVANTLGVSGDTIRTIERRAKQDKWIFGIGVVIFFTFCWAVLHFLR